One window from the genome of Aricia agestis chromosome 6, ilAriAges1.1, whole genome shotgun sequence encodes:
- the LOC121728080 gene encoding uncharacterized protein LOC121728080, producing MKGVLELVLLAACLTTASAYTDIDDNYDYETVLKNVTLLTEFLGCFLDKNPCSDVEQHIKIHLYDAVVNLCANCDDIQRHYARAMDEVMKAKYPVEYEKYKKKYDPEGNHYNLFLKAIAKY from the exons ATGAAAGGTGTTTTAGAACTCGTCTTGCTAGCGGCATGTTTGACAACAGCCTCAGCGTATACGGATATCGATGACAACTACGACTATGAAACAGTTCTGAAAAACGTGACGCTACTTACAGAGTTCCTTGGCTGTTTCCTCGACAAGAACCCTTGCTCAGATGTAGAGCAGCATATCAAAA TTCACTTATACGACGCGGTAGTAAACCTGTGTGCTAACTGCGACGATATACAACGACACTACGCGCGGGCCATGGACGAGGTTATGAAAGCGAAGTATCCAGTAGAATACGAGAAGTACAAAAAGAAGTATGATCCAGAGGGAAACCATTATAATCTGTTTCTGAAGGCTATAGCGAAGTATTAG